One genomic region from Pseudoduganella lutea encodes:
- a CDS encoding nuclear transport factor 2 family protein, whose protein sequence is MKRLLATALLLSAFCHPLAHAQPAGDDAVAVAEIGTIVKAFQAAIVAKDRAALEAMFLPADNSWLTVASDAVKRKPGQPRVRPSSYRQFAEFVGNSKLPVEERFYNVRIHSNGSVGAVYFDFDFVEDGKVTNRGAESWHLVKTESGWKISSMVFSLG, encoded by the coding sequence ATGAAAAGACTGCTTGCCACCGCCCTGCTGCTGTCCGCCTTCTGCCATCCCCTCGCCCACGCGCAGCCGGCCGGCGACGATGCGGTCGCCGTCGCGGAGATCGGCACCATCGTCAAGGCGTTCCAGGCCGCGATCGTGGCGAAGGACCGGGCCGCGCTGGAAGCGATGTTCCTCCCGGCCGACAACAGCTGGCTGACCGTGGCCAGCGATGCCGTGAAACGCAAGCCGGGCCAGCCACGCGTGCGGCCATCGAGCTACCGGCAGTTCGCCGAGTTCGTCGGCAACAGCAAGCTGCCCGTCGAGGAGCGTTTCTACAATGTGCGCATCCACAGCAATGGCAGCGTGGGGGCGGTCTATTTCGATTTCGACTTTGTCGAGGATGGCAAGGTCACCAATCGCGGTGCGGAATCCTGGCACCTGGTAAAGACGGAAAGCGGCTGGAAGATCAGTTCGATGGTGTTTTCGCTCGGCTGA
- a CDS encoding hybrid sensor histidine kinase/response regulator, which yields MRIRTRLLLLILSILFPAIVAASVAVWYVYQEQRKAEVAGMQEAVRALSLLADSELLTMEGILRTLATVPALQQGDFRAFHEQARRVAPPAYSVIVVTDLEGRQLLNSRQPFGGAPVQGKSNLMALRRAAGLEGTVVSDLFVAPVGKRPDIAVQVPVRIDGKLRYYLAMGLAADRLVPLLVQQGLPPAWTASLTDRQGRVIARSRDAHKYIGMSVRPALRARIQAGERSGVHQGVTLSGIETMAFFSRAPLSGWTVILSVPLEEMRRPAIYAATGFAAMTLLMLALSIGGAHWYARRTAAPIEQLRRCAEALGRGEPVVAVASGMAEADAVSAALADAGTRIRDNEAELERKVAEAVAAAERAQRALLQGQKLEALGRLTAGIAHDFNNVLQTLSGALQLIPLTHDRARVQALAETCQRAIARATTLTGQMRSFGTVQDARLATVDPVTAIHNVLPMLKNALPDSVELSLDLPAAPWPVTIDPLQMELALLNLVINARDAMPAGGKVGVALSKQVLPGPAHGLAPGDYLRLSVTDTGTGMSQETLAHALEPFYTTKGVDKGTGLGLPQAYGFATQSNGTLVLDSVPGAGTTVTIWLPRAAADATVQGASAPAVPPELQCAEGLVLFVEDDPLVRETMMAALATAGFEVQAAASGEEALAVLESGAPVRQLCSDIVMPGAIGGVELARIVLTRYPEVRIVLATGYTDSRVSLPGVRLLAKPYDIAELFQALR from the coding sequence ATGCGCATCCGAACCCGCCTGCTGTTGCTGATCCTGTCGATCCTGTTTCCCGCCATCGTGGCGGCGTCGGTGGCGGTATGGTATGTGTACCAGGAGCAGCGCAAGGCGGAAGTGGCCGGCATGCAGGAGGCGGTGCGGGCACTGTCGCTGCTGGCGGACAGCGAGCTGCTGACGATGGAGGGCATCCTGCGCACGCTGGCCACGGTGCCGGCCCTGCAGCAGGGCGATTTCCGCGCCTTTCACGAGCAGGCCCGCCGGGTGGCGCCACCGGCATATTCGGTGATCGTCGTGACCGACCTGGAAGGGCGCCAGCTGCTCAACAGCCGGCAGCCGTTCGGCGGCGCGCCGGTGCAGGGCAAGTCGAACCTGATGGCACTGCGCCGCGCCGCCGGGCTGGAGGGGACGGTCGTTTCCGACCTGTTCGTCGCGCCCGTCGGCAAGCGACCCGATATCGCGGTGCAGGTCCCGGTGCGGATCGACGGCAAGCTGCGCTACTACCTGGCGATGGGCCTGGCGGCGGACCGGCTGGTACCGCTGCTGGTCCAGCAGGGTTTGCCGCCGGCGTGGACCGCGTCGCTGACCGACCGGCAGGGCCGCGTGATCGCGCGCAGCCGCGATGCGCACAAATATATCGGCATGAGCGTGCGCCCCGCGCTGCGCGCCCGCATCCAGGCCGGCGAACGGTCCGGCGTGCACCAGGGCGTCACGCTGTCAGGCATCGAGACGATGGCCTTCTTCAGCCGTGCGCCGCTGTCGGGCTGGACCGTGATCCTCAGCGTGCCGCTGGAAGAGATGCGCCGGCCGGCGATCTATGCGGCCACCGGGTTTGCCGCGATGACGCTGCTGATGCTGGCCCTGTCGATCGGCGGCGCCCACTGGTATGCCCGGCGCACTGCCGCGCCGATCGAGCAGCTGCGGCGCTGCGCGGAAGCGCTGGGCCGGGGCGAACCGGTCGTGGCGGTGGCGTCGGGCATGGCCGAAGCGGACGCCGTCAGCGCCGCGCTGGCCGACGCGGGCACCCGGATCCGCGACAACGAGGCGGAGCTGGAACGCAAGGTGGCCGAGGCGGTGGCCGCCGCCGAGCGCGCCCAGCGTGCGCTGCTGCAGGGCCAGAAGCTGGAAGCGCTGGGGCGCCTGACGGCGGGCATCGCCCACGATTTCAACAATGTGCTGCAAACCCTGTCCGGCGCGCTGCAACTGATTCCGCTCACGCACGACCGGGCACGCGTGCAGGCGCTGGCCGAAACGTGCCAGCGCGCCATCGCGCGTGCCACCACGCTGACGGGGCAGATGCGCTCCTTCGGCACGGTGCAGGATGCGCGGCTGGCCACCGTCGATCCCGTGACAGCCATCCACAATGTGCTGCCGATGCTGAAGAATGCGCTGCCGGACAGCGTGGAACTGTCGCTCGACCTGCCTGCCGCGCCGTGGCCGGTCACGATCGATCCGCTGCAGATGGAACTGGCCCTGCTCAATCTCGTCATCAATGCGCGCGATGCGATGCCGGCCGGCGGCAAGGTCGGCGTGGCACTGAGCAAGCAGGTGCTGCCGGGCCCGGCGCACGGGCTGGCACCGGGCGACTACCTGCGGTTGTCGGTCACGGATACCGGTACCGGCATGAGCCAGGAAACACTGGCGCACGCACTGGAACCGTTCTACACGACGAAAGGAGTGGACAAGGGCACCGGCCTGGGCCTGCCGCAAGCCTACGGCTTCGCGACCCAGTCGAACGGCACGCTGGTGCTGGACAGCGTGCCGGGTGCCGGCACCACGGTGACGATCTGGCTGCCGCGCGCGGCCGCCGACGCAACGGTGCAGGGCGCCAGCGCGCCGGCCGTACCGCCCGAACTGCAGTGCGCCGAGGGGCTGGTGCTGTTCGTCGAGGACGACCCGCTCGTGCGCGAGACGATGATGGCGGCACTGGCCACGGCCGGCTTCGAGGTGCAGGCCGCCGCCAGCGGCGAGGAAGCGCTGGCCGTGCTGGAGTCGGGGGCGCCGGTGCGCCAGCTGTGCTCCGACATCGTGATGCCCGGCGCGATCGGCGGCGTGGAACTGGCGCGTATCGTGCTGACGCGCTACCCGGAAGTGCGCATCGTGCTGGCCACCGGCTACACCGACAGCCGCGTCAGCCTGCCCGGCGTGCGCCTGCTGGCCAAGCCTTACGATATCGCGGAGTTGTTCCAGGCACTCAGGTAA
- a CDS encoding alkaline phosphatase family protein, whose amino-acid sequence MKTAILLPPLLTSLLLSISVPAAAAPARPAPAPKLVVVMAVDGLPQEQLVRYRDQFGKGGFRRLLDGGAWFSDAHQAHGTTVTAVGHAAILTGAYPNQHGIVANNWIDRATGQPVYCTEDRTHQYIGEDTDPSDGTSPARLRVDTLGDQLRYATGNRAKVIAVSGKDRGAILLAGKGGTAYMYMEGSGNFASSTWYMQQHPQWVQAYLAGKPQDRYYGQTWRPLLADSAYANDAEGPPFSFSYRGESGKPDADYYKRLKEGPAVDELTLDFARAAIDGEALGANPAGVPDLLGVSLSGHDYVNHRHGPESKMSHDHLQRLDRMLASFFTHLDKRVGADGWMIVLTADHGFANSAEFSQRQRIDAGRIDGKKLLAGLEQHLAATFNGLKPIVNAVPPNIYLDTAAIDKAGIRRADVEAAASKWLQAQAGVADVYTRTRFEESGATGTRQDLLMRRGWHRAESGDIVVVPRAYWAFGSGTSGATHGTPYRYDTSVPLIMMGKRWITPGNYTQYAEVVDIAPTLAALLQVRAPAGAEGRVLTEALRRP is encoded by the coding sequence ATGAAAACTGCGATCTTGCTGCCACCGCTCCTGACATCACTGCTGCTGTCGATATCCGTGCCTGCCGCGGCGGCGCCGGCCAGGCCCGCCCCCGCCCCCAAGCTCGTCGTCGTGATGGCCGTCGACGGCCTGCCGCAGGAACAGCTGGTGCGCTACCGCGACCAGTTCGGCAAGGGCGGCTTCCGCCGGCTGCTCGACGGCGGCGCCTGGTTCAGCGATGCGCACCAGGCGCATGGCACCACCGTGACCGCGGTCGGCCATGCCGCCATCCTGACGGGCGCCTACCCGAACCAGCACGGCATCGTCGCCAACAACTGGATCGACCGGGCCACCGGCCAGCCGGTCTACTGCACCGAGGACCGCACCCACCAGTACATCGGCGAGGACACCGACCCGAGCGACGGCACCTCGCCCGCCCGGCTGCGCGTGGATACGCTGGGCGACCAGCTGCGCTACGCAACGGGCAACCGGGCCAAGGTCATCGCGGTATCCGGCAAGGACCGCGGTGCGATCCTGCTGGCCGGCAAGGGCGGCACCGCGTACATGTACATGGAAGGCAGCGGCAATTTCGCCAGCAGCACGTGGTACATGCAGCAGCACCCGCAATGGGTGCAGGCTTACCTGGCCGGCAAGCCGCAGGACCGCTACTACGGCCAGACGTGGCGCCCGCTGCTGGCCGACAGCGCCTATGCGAACGATGCGGAAGGCCCGCCGTTCTCGTTCTCCTACCGGGGCGAGAGCGGCAAGCCGGATGCCGATTACTACAAGCGGCTGAAGGAAGGCCCGGCCGTGGATGAGCTGACGCTGGACTTCGCCCGCGCCGCCATCGACGGCGAAGCGCTGGGCGCCAACCCGGCCGGCGTGCCGGACCTGCTGGGCGTGAGCCTTTCCGGCCATGACTACGTGAACCACCGCCATGGCCCGGAAAGCAAGATGTCGCACGACCATCTGCAGCGACTGGACCGCATGCTCGCCAGCTTCTTCACCCACTTGGACAAGCGCGTGGGCGCGGATGGCTGGATGATCGTGCTGACCGCCGACCACGGCTTCGCCAACAGCGCCGAGTTCTCGCAGCGGCAGCGCATCGATGCCGGCCGCATCGACGGCAAGAAGCTGCTGGCCGGCCTGGAACAGCACCTGGCCGCGACCTTCAACGGCCTGAAGCCCATCGTCAACGCCGTGCCGCCCAACATCTACCTCGACACGGCCGCGATCGACAAGGCGGGCATCCGGCGCGCCGACGTGGAAGCGGCCGCCAGCAAATGGCTGCAGGCGCAGGCCGGCGTCGCCGACGTCTACACCCGCACGCGCTTCGAGGAGAGCGGTGCCACCGGCACCCGGCAAGACCTGCTGATGCGCCGCGGCTGGCACCGTGCCGAATCCGGCGACATCGTCGTCGTGCCACGGGCCTACTGGGCATTCGGTTCGGGCACCAGCGGCGCCACGCACGGCACGCCGTACCGCTACGACACGAGCGTGCCGCTCATCATGATGGGCAAGCGGTGGATCACGCCAGGCAACTACACGCAATATGCCGAGGTGGTGGACATTGCGCCGACGCTGGCCGCCCTGCTGCAGGTGCGGGCGCCGGCCGGGGCCGAGGGCCGCGTGCTGACGGAGGCGCTGCGCCGGCCGTAG
- a CDS encoding SIMPL domain-containing protein (The SIMPL domain is named for its presence in mouse protein SIMPL (signalling molecule that associates with mouse pelle-like kinase). Bacterial member BP26, from Brucella, was shown to assemble into a channel-like structure, while YggE from E. coli has been associated with resistance to oxidative stress.), with product MTLMKTVAAAALVFSAAQAGAQAQVPTTGTTVIIPATGEVKAPNDQAIAVLAVEEQDKDKAAAASRVNQKMKQGLDILKREDPQASLKTMNYYTYPVYPEDRPVQPMAASKPRVPTAWRVGHYVEVKTTNLGGLPKTVAAAQKVLTLNAIQFGLTPAATKKLDDQRIAATYKNLNERIASVAGAMGRPVSDAVLDTVDFEGSGNYADREAGGQVMMAMSKRSMDSAEVAEPSFEPGETTLQMRLVGKVRFR from the coding sequence ATGACCCTGATGAAAACCGTCGCCGCCGCGGCACTCGTGTTCAGCGCCGCGCAGGCGGGTGCCCAGGCCCAGGTGCCGACCACCGGCACCACCGTCATCATCCCCGCAACGGGCGAAGTGAAGGCGCCGAACGACCAGGCGATCGCCGTGCTGGCCGTCGAGGAGCAGGACAAGGACAAGGCCGCCGCCGCCTCGCGCGTCAACCAGAAGATGAAGCAGGGCCTCGACATCCTGAAGCGCGAAGATCCGCAGGCCAGCCTGAAGACGATGAACTACTACACCTACCCGGTGTACCCGGAAGACCGCCCGGTGCAGCCGATGGCGGCGAGCAAGCCGCGCGTGCCCACCGCTTGGCGCGTCGGGCACTACGTGGAAGTGAAGACCACCAATCTGGGCGGCTTGCCGAAGACCGTGGCCGCGGCGCAGAAGGTGCTCACGCTGAATGCGATCCAGTTCGGCCTCACGCCGGCCGCGACAAAGAAACTGGACGACCAGCGCATCGCCGCCACCTACAAGAACCTCAACGAACGCATCGCCTCGGTGGCGGGCGCGATGGGCCGGCCGGTAAGCGACGCCGTGCTCGATACGGTGGATTTCGAGGGGTCCGGCAATTATGCCGACCGCGAAGCCGGCGGCCAGGTGATGATGGCGATGAGCAAGCGGTCGATGGACTCGGCGGAAGTGGCCGAACCGTCGTTCGAGCCCGGCGAAACCACGTTGCAGATGCGCCTCGTGGGCAAGGTGCGCTTCCGCTGA
- the pssA gene encoding CDP-diacylglycerol--serine O-phosphatidyltransferase — translation MAKFPRRRPKAGAAPNGKAPRRSAFSRFARKTNERGELQPRRGIYLLPNAFTTGALFCGFYAIVMAMNQRFEHAAWAIFVAMLLDGLDGRVARLTNTQSEFGAQYDSLSDMVSFGAAPALVIYEWSLRGLGKLGWIAAFVYCAGAALRLARFNTNITVVDKRYFQGMPSPSAAALIAGFVLVMVDMGEHGVYYPWASWALALFAGLTMVTNVPYYSFKDINFKKSVPFITVFLIALAFTLVSLDPPKVMFLLFVLYGLSGYVVFAVRLAKGKPVSIVQVDEEIDESDRR, via the coding sequence ATGGCTAAATTTCCCCGTCGCCGGCCCAAGGCCGGTGCCGCTCCCAACGGCAAGGCGCCGCGTCGCAGCGCATTCAGCAGGTTCGCCCGCAAGACCAACGAGCGGGGCGAACTCCAGCCGCGCCGCGGCATCTACCTGTTGCCGAACGCGTTCACGACCGGCGCACTGTTCTGCGGCTTCTATGCGATCGTGATGGCGATGAACCAGCGCTTCGAGCACGCCGCCTGGGCCATCTTCGTGGCGATGCTGCTCGACGGCCTCGATGGCCGCGTGGCCCGCCTCACCAATACGCAGAGCGAATTCGGCGCGCAATACGACAGCCTGTCCGACATGGTGTCGTTCGGCGCCGCACCGGCGCTCGTCATCTATGAATGGTCGCTGCGCGGCCTGGGCAAGCTGGGCTGGATCGCCGCCTTCGTCTACTGTGCCGGCGCCGCGCTGCGGCTGGCCCGCTTCAATACCAACATCACCGTCGTCGACAAGCGCTACTTCCAGGGCATGCCCAGCCCCTCCGCGGCGGCGCTGATCGCCGGCTTCGTGCTGGTCATGGTGGACATGGGCGAGCATGGCGTGTACTACCCGTGGGCATCGTGGGCGCTGGCGCTGTTCGCCGGCCTGACGATGGTGACCAACGTGCCGTACTACAGCTTCAAGGACATCAACTTCAAGAAGTCGGTGCCCTTCATCACCGTGTTCCTGATCGCGCTGGCGTTCACGCTGGTGTCGCTGGATCCGCCCAAGGTGATGTTCCTGCTGTTCGTGCTGTACGGCCTGTCCGGCTACGTGGTCTTCGCCGTGCGGCTGGCGAAAGGCAAGCCCGTGTCGATCGTGCAGGTCGACGAGGAAATCGACGAAAGCGACCGCCGCTGA
- a CDS encoding 2-isopropylmalate synthase gives MSNRLIIFDTTLRDGEQSPGASMTKEEKIRIARQLEKLRVDVIEAGFAAASPGDFEAIRAIAAAIKDSTVCSLSRANDRDIERAAEALEPAARKRIHTFIATSPLHMKMKLRMEPEQVLEQATQAIRFARRFTDDIEFSPEDGSRSEEDFLCRVLETVIAEGATTINFPDTVGYAVPELFGETIRRLRERIPNADKAVWSVHCHNDLGLAVANSLAGVMIGGARQIECTINGLGERAGNTALEEVVMALRTRGGYYNLECGIDTTQIVATSKMVSQITGFAVQPNKAVVGANAFAHASGIHQDGILKARETYEIMRAEDVGWTANRIVLGKLSGRNAFKQRLQELGIELDSESDVNAAFARFKDLADRKAEIFDEDIMALVSTEEREGGEHYRLVSLSQRSETGELPHARVVFSAGEREVACEGTGDGPVDAIVNAIESEARTGAELVLFSIAAISPSSQSQGEVTMRLSQAGRIVNGVGADPDIVVASAKAYLAALNKLHAKERVNPQTERI, from the coding sequence ATGAGCAACCGCCTGATTATTTTCGACACCACCCTGCGCGACGGCGAGCAGTCGCCGGGCGCTTCGATGACCAAGGAAGAAAAGATCCGCATCGCGCGCCAGCTGGAAAAACTGCGCGTGGACGTGATCGAAGCCGGCTTTGCCGCGGCCTCGCCCGGCGATTTCGAGGCCATCCGCGCCATCGCCGCCGCCATCAAGGATTCCACCGTCTGCTCGCTGTCGCGTGCCAACGACCGCGACATCGAACGCGCCGCCGAGGCGCTGGAGCCGGCGGCCCGGAAGCGCATCCATACCTTCATCGCCACCTCGCCGCTGCACATGAAGATGAAGCTGCGCATGGAACCCGAGCAGGTACTGGAGCAGGCCACGCAAGCCATCCGTTTTGCCCGCCGCTTCACCGACGACATCGAATTTTCCCCGGAGGATGGCAGCCGCTCCGAGGAGGATTTCCTGTGCCGCGTGCTGGAAACCGTGATCGCCGAGGGCGCCACCACGATCAATTTCCCCGATACCGTCGGCTATGCCGTGCCCGAACTGTTCGGCGAAACGATCCGCCGGCTGCGCGAGCGCATCCCCAATGCCGACAAGGCCGTGTGGTCGGTGCACTGCCACAACGACCTGGGCCTGGCCGTGGCCAATTCGCTGGCCGGCGTGATGATCGGCGGCGCGCGCCAGATCGAATGCACGATCAACGGCCTGGGCGAACGCGCCGGCAACACCGCGCTGGAAGAAGTGGTAATGGCGCTGCGCACGCGCGGCGGCTACTACAACCTCGAGTGCGGCATCGACACCACGCAGATCGTGGCCACCTCGAAGATGGTGTCGCAGATTACCGGCTTTGCCGTGCAGCCGAACAAGGCGGTGGTCGGCGCGAACGCGTTCGCGCATGCGTCCGGCATCCACCAGGATGGCATCCTGAAAGCGCGCGAAACCTACGAGATCATGCGCGCCGAGGACGTGGGCTGGACGGCGAACCGGATCGTGCTGGGCAAGCTGTCGGGCCGCAACGCCTTCAAGCAGCGCCTGCAGGAACTGGGCATCGAACTCGATTCGGAAAGCGACGTCAACGCCGCATTCGCCCGCTTCAAGGACCTGGCCGACCGCAAGGCCGAGATCTTCGACGAGGACATCATGGCCCTCGTTTCCACGGAAGAGCGGGAAGGGGGCGAGCACTACCGGCTGGTGTCGCTGTCGCAGCGCAGCGAAACGGGCGAACTGCCCCATGCGCGCGTCGTCTTCTCGGCCGGCGAACGCGAAGTCGCCTGTGAGGGCACGGGCGACGGCCCGGTCGACGCGATCGTCAACGCGATCGAAAGCGAGGCCCGCACCGGTGCCGAACTGGTGCTGTTCTCGATCGCCGCCATCAGCCCCAGCTCGCAGTCGCAGGGCGAAGTGACGATGCGCCTGTCGCAGGCCGGGCGCATCGTCAACGGCGTGGGCGCCGATCCGGACATCGTCGTCGCCTCCGCCAAGGCCTATCTCGCCGCGCTGAACAAGCTGCACGCGAAGGAACGCGTCAATCCGCAGACCGAGCGCATCTAG
- the rpsO gene encoding 30S ribosomal protein S15 has product MSVENINKSAIIADNARAQNDTGSPEVQVALLTARINELNGHFKAHSKDHHSRRGLIMMVNRRKSLLSYLKNKDATRYRDLIAKLGLRK; this is encoded by the coding sequence ATGTCCGTAGAAAACATCAACAAATCCGCGATCATCGCGGACAACGCACGCGCCCAGAACGATACCGGCTCGCCAGAAGTCCAAGTTGCACTGCTGACCGCACGCATCAACGAACTGAACGGCCACTTCAAGGCCCACAGCAAGGATCACCACTCCCGCCGCGGCCTGATCATGATGGTCAACCGTCGTAAGAGCCTGCTGTCCTACCTGAAGAACAAGGACGCAACCCGTTACCGCGACCTGATCGCCAAGCTCGGTCTGCGTAAGTAA
- the pnp gene encoding polyribonucleotide nucleotidyltransferase — protein sequence MFNKVTKTFQYGQHTVTLETGEIARQASGAVLVSVDDTVVLATVVARKDAKPGQDFFPLTVDYIEKTYAAGKIPGGFFKREGRPSEKETLTSRLIDRPIRPLFPEGYMNEVQVIIHVLSVNPEIDPDIASMIGASAALCVAGVPFNGPIGAARVGYANGQYILNPTTTQLKTSEMDLVVAGTETAVLMVESEAKQLSEEIMLGGVVYGHEQMRAVIDAIHALVEEGGKPEQEWTAPAKNEALIAKVAQFAEAKINEAYQTKNKQARQQALRSMQSEVIADLAAQATAEGTDAPDSVEVGNILFDMEAKVVRSQILNGEPRIDGRDTRTVRPIAIRTSVLPRTHGSALFTRGETQALVVATLGTARDSQKIDALMGEYTDDFMLHYNMPPFATGETGRVGTPKRREVGHGRLAKRALVAALPSPEEFSYSVRLVSEITESNGSSSMASVCGGCLALMDAGVPMKAHVAGIAMGLIKEGGKFAVLSDILGDEDHLGDMDFKVAGTANGITALQMDIKIQGITKEIMQVALAQAKEGRQHILGEMQKAMPHVKTELSDFAPRLITIKINPEKIRDVIGKGGAVIRALTEETGTQIDISDEGVVTIASVDAAAGQEAKRRIEELTASVEVGKTYDGTVLKLLDFGAIVQVMPGKDGLLHISQIANERVNAVADYLKEGQQVRVKVLETDDRGRLKLSMKAAAEEGAAAK from the coding sequence ATGTTTAACAAAGTTACGAAAACCTTCCAGTACGGCCAGCATACCGTGACCCTGGAAACTGGCGAGATCGCTCGCCAGGCCTCCGGTGCGGTCCTGGTGTCGGTGGACGACACCGTCGTGCTGGCGACCGTGGTGGCGCGCAAGGATGCCAAGCCCGGCCAGGATTTCTTCCCGCTGACGGTCGACTACATCGAGAAGACCTATGCAGCTGGCAAGATCCCCGGCGGCTTCTTCAAGCGCGAAGGCCGTCCGTCGGAGAAGGAGACGCTGACGTCCCGCCTGATCGACCGCCCGATCCGCCCGCTGTTCCCGGAAGGTTACATGAACGAGGTGCAGGTCATCATCCACGTTCTGTCGGTCAATCCCGAAATCGACCCTGACATCGCTTCGATGATCGGTGCCTCCGCCGCCCTGTGCGTGGCCGGCGTGCCGTTCAACGGCCCGATCGGCGCCGCCCGCGTGGGCTACGCCAATGGCCAGTACATCCTGAACCCGACCACGACCCAGCTGAAGACGTCCGAGATGGACCTGGTGGTGGCCGGTACCGAAACCGCCGTGCTGATGGTGGAATCGGAAGCCAAGCAGCTGTCCGAGGAAATCATGCTGGGCGGCGTGGTCTATGGCCACGAGCAGATGCGCGCCGTGATCGACGCGATCCACGCGCTGGTGGAAGAAGGCGGCAAGCCGGAACAGGAATGGACCGCGCCGGCCAAGAACGAAGCGCTGATCGCCAAGGTCGCGCAGTTCGCCGAAGCCAAGATCAACGAAGCATACCAGACCAAGAACAAGCAGGCCCGCCAGCAGGCGCTGCGCTCGATGCAGAGCGAAGTGATTGCCGACCTGGCAGCGCAAGCCACAGCCGAAGGCACCGATGCACCGGATTCCGTTGAAGTGGGCAACATCCTGTTCGACATGGAAGCCAAGGTCGTGCGTTCGCAGATCCTGAACGGCGAGCCGCGCATCGACGGCCGCGACACCCGCACCGTGCGCCCGATCGCGATCCGCACGTCGGTCCTGCCGCGTACCCACGGTTCCGCGCTGTTCACCCGTGGCGAAACCCAGGCGCTGGTCGTGGCCACGCTGGGCACCGCCCGCGATTCGCAGAAGATCGACGCGCTGATGGGCGAGTACACCGACGACTTCATGCTGCACTACAACATGCCACCGTTCGCCACCGGCGAAACGGGCCGCGTGGGCACGCCGAAGCGCCGCGAAGTGGGCCACGGCCGCCTGGCCAAGCGCGCACTCGTTGCCGCGCTGCCGTCGCCGGAAGAGTTCAGCTACTCCGTGCGCCTGGTGTCCGAGATCACCGAATCGAACGGTTCCTCGTCGATGGCTTCCGTCTGCGGCGGCTGCCTGGCGCTGATGGATGCCGGCGTGCCGATGAAGGCGCACGTGGCCGGTATCGCCATGGGCCTGATCAAGGAAGGCGGCAAGTTCGCCGTGCTGTCCGACATCCTGGGTGACGAAGACCACCTGGGCGACATGGACTTCAAGGTGGCCGGCACCGCCAACGGCATCACGGCGCTGCAGATGGACATCAAGATCCAGGGCATCACCAAGGAAATCATGCAGGTCGCGCTGGCGCAGGCAAAAGAAGGCCGCCAGCACATCCTGGGCGAGATGCAGAAGGCGATGCCGCACGTGAAGACGGAACTGTCCGACTTCGCGCCGCGCCTTATCACCATCAAGATCAACCCCGAGAAGATCCGCGACGTGATCGGCAAGGGCGGCGCCGTCATCCGCGCGCTGACCGAGGAAACCGGCACGCAGATCGACATCAGCGACGAAGGCGTGGTCACCATCGCTTCCGTCGATGCCGCCGCCGGCCAGGAAGCCAAGCGCCGCATCGAAGAGCTGACCGCATCGGTCGAAGTGGGCAAGACCTACGACGGCACCGTGCTCAAGCTGCTGGACTTCGGCGCGATCGTGCAGGTCATGCCGGGCAAGGATGGCCTGCTGCACATCTCGCAGATCGCCAACGAGCGTGTGAACGCCGTTGCCGACTACCTGAAGGAAGGCCAGCAAGTGCGCGTGAAAGTCCTGGAAACGGACGATCGCGGCCGCCTGAAGCTGTCGATGAAGGCTGCCGCCGAAGAAGGCGCCGCTGCCAAGTAA